A genomic segment from Cyanobium sp. NIES-981 encodes:
- a CDS encoding glycosyltransferase: protein MATSVLDSWRATGLPLFSIIITCFNKKAYIEESIQSALAQKHDSFEVIVVDDGSQDGSWDVIQSLASQNSRLTAVRHAQARNLGEGATRQWGLEVSRGCYSLYLDGDDRLLPGRLQHDEAVIARHPECTSIVSRTRYFHQDITAGTQILCEEEESVDCIAPLTDHLYGLYEFFLACFFDYEQGQPAFKGLPCVGAVTTRREVALAVPWQREFSCAADICYFAEVLMREGVYFSSQCLAEYRLTAEGAWFQSRQDESEGFWQHLTKRHIRFLALGADPVLLEAAHQSFASKLAGRLPEPLPNPDPLPAAAESIAAIPSQPFCPTWGLSRGLPVDRYYVDRFLSRHAGDIRGDVLEVGDDGYSRRFGTAELVNVDILDINQNNGLATVIADLCDPPPDLLPDHYDCIVITQVLQNTKDPLAAIRTLRAITRPGGVILCTCPAISRVSPVAEEQEHWYWSFYIPTVRLLFQQAGFRPADLLIDTWGNLRVTTAFLWGLAQEDLTEADYRVQDPGFPLITTIRATKAL from the coding sequence ATGGCGACATCGGTACTGGACAGCTGGCGGGCAACGGGCTTGCCTCTCTTTTCGATCATCATCACGTGCTTCAACAAGAAGGCTTATATCGAGGAATCCATCCAGAGTGCTCTTGCCCAGAAGCATGACTCCTTCGAGGTGATCGTGGTGGATGACGGATCTCAGGATGGATCCTGGGATGTCATTCAATCTCTGGCGTCCCAGAATTCCAGGCTCACGGCAGTGCGCCATGCCCAGGCTCGCAACCTTGGCGAAGGAGCCACCCGGCAATGGGGCCTGGAAGTCAGTCGTGGCTGTTACAGCCTCTACCTCGATGGTGATGACCGGCTTCTGCCGGGCAGGCTTCAGCACGATGAGGCGGTAATCGCGCGGCACCCGGAGTGCACGTCCATTGTTTCTCGGACACGTTACTTTCATCAAGACATCACCGCGGGAACGCAGATTCTCTGCGAGGAAGAGGAGTCTGTGGATTGCATTGCGCCACTGACCGATCACCTCTATGGGTTGTATGAATTCTTTCTGGCCTGTTTCTTCGATTACGAGCAAGGGCAGCCGGCTTTCAAGGGCCTGCCTTGCGTCGGCGCTGTCACCACGCGGCGGGAGGTGGCGTTGGCTGTGCCATGGCAGCGTGAGTTCAGTTGTGCCGCGGACATCTGCTACTTCGCCGAAGTGCTGATGCGCGAAGGGGTCTACTTTTCGAGTCAGTGCCTGGCGGAATACCGCCTCACGGCAGAGGGCGCCTGGTTCCAGTCCCGTCAGGATGAGTCGGAAGGTTTCTGGCAGCACCTCACCAAACGGCACATCCGCTTTCTTGCCTTGGGCGCCGATCCAGTCCTGCTGGAGGCGGCGCATCAGAGCTTTGCCTCCAAGCTGGCGGGCCGCTTGCCCGAGCCGCTGCCCAATCCGGATCCGCTGCCTGCCGCCGCTGAGTCCATCGCGGCCATTCCCTCCCAGCCCTTCTGCCCCACCTGGGGTCTCAGTCGGGGGTTGCCCGTGGATCGTTACTACGTAGACCGCTTTCTCTCCCGTCATGCAGGGGATATCCGCGGTGATGTGCTGGAGGTGGGCGATGACGGCTACAGCCGCCGTTTTGGCACAGCCGAGCTGGTGAATGTGGATATCCTTGACATCAATCAGAACAACGGGTTGGCCACGGTCATCGCCGATCTCTGCGACCCTCCACCAGACCTTCTGCCTGATCATTATGACTGCATCGTGATCACCCAGGTTCTGCAGAACACCAAGGATCCACTGGCGGCCATCCGAACGCTGCGCGCGATCACCAGGCCCGGGGGTGTGATCCTCTGCACCTGTCCCGCCATCAGTCGGGTGAGCCCGGTGGCTGAGGAGCAGGAGCACTGGTATTGGTCGTTCTACATCCCTACGGTGCGCCTGCTGTTCCAGCAGGCGGGTTTCCGGCCTGCCGATCTGCTGATCGACACCTGGGGCAATCTGCGTGTGACCACGGCCTTCCTCTGGGGCCTGGCCCAAGAAGACCTCACGGAGGCCGATTATCGGGTCCAGGATCCGGGATTCCCTCTCATCACCACGATCCGGGCCACGAAGGCCCTGTGA
- a CDS encoding glycosyltransferase family 2 protein, which translates to MQPKISIVVPCFNVETYLGVCLDSILEQTFSDFELICVDDCSTDSTADLLRRYLGRFDGRMKIVTHAANRGLGAARNSGLEAASCEWIASVDSDDWVDPPMLEQLYGAALRYGADIVNTGYKKVSADGIVEAEYGYPERVHQLTSGDDLFTLCWPAFWNKLWRKRLFVEHGITFPPTLHDDLATTPRVLSYAQTIAFVPGAPYNYRQRPGSETFSASFRHIASYMSVFGLLERHFATRLASDRELRRQFCTMVESNISYHVGNAGALAAAESYADVAYLAAMGYLTHVERTYGPIDREHPFFEHCYPPSPSAVG; encoded by the coding sequence ATGCAACCAAAAATCAGCATTGTGGTTCCTTGTTTCAATGTTGAGACCTATCTCGGTGTTTGTCTTGATTCCATTCTCGAGCAAACATTCTCTGATTTCGAATTGATCTGTGTTGACGACTGCAGCACGGACTCCACGGCTGATCTGTTGCGCCGCTACCTCGGCAGGTTCGATGGGCGGATGAAGATCGTCACCCATGCGGCCAACCGTGGTCTTGGCGCGGCGCGTAACAGCGGCCTGGAGGCAGCAAGCTGCGAGTGGATCGCGTCCGTGGATTCCGATGATTGGGTGGATCCGCCCATGCTGGAGCAGCTCTACGGCGCGGCGCTCCGGTACGGCGCAGACATCGTGAATACCGGCTACAAGAAGGTTTCCGCCGATGGCATCGTTGAGGCCGAGTATGGCTATCCAGAGCGCGTGCATCAGCTCACGTCAGGCGACGATCTGTTCACGCTCTGTTGGCCGGCCTTCTGGAACAAGCTCTGGAGGAAGCGTCTGTTCGTGGAGCACGGAATCACTTTTCCGCCCACCCTCCACGATGATCTGGCGACCACTCCACGGGTTCTGTCTTACGCGCAAACCATCGCGTTTGTGCCCGGAGCTCCCTACAACTATCGGCAGCGACCAGGCTCGGAAACCTTCAGTGCCTCATTCAGGCACATCGCGAGCTACATGAGCGTGTTCGGATTGCTCGAGCGCCATTTCGCCACCAGGTTGGCCTCCGACCGTGAGCTGCGGCGACAGTTCTGCACAATGGTGGAGAGCAACATCAGTTATCACGTTGGCAATGCGGGTGCTTTGGCTGCCGCAGAGTCCTATGCTGATGTTGCCTATCTTGCGGCGATGGGATACCTCACCCATGTGGAGAGAACCTACGGTCCGATTGACCGTGAGCATCCCTTCTTCGAGCACTGTTATCCCCCTTCCCCCTCTGCAGTGGGTTGA
- the cysC gene encoding adenylyl-sulfate kinase, whose amino-acid sequence MAPSPASNPAYGALTNEGKSTNIVWHHSTVTRAARAHQRGHRSAILWFTGLSGSGKSTLANAVNSALFEQGLACYVLDGDNIRHGLCKDLGFSDADREENIRRIGEVAKLFLDAGVVVLTAFVSPFKADRDRVRALVPEGDFIEIHCAADLSVCEGRDTKGLYAKARSGEIKEFTGISSPYEEPETPELRVETGAQSLEACVAEVLAQLEARQVVPQSS is encoded by the coding sequence ATGGCTCCTTCCCCCGCCTCCAATCCCGCCTACGGCGCACTCACCAATGAGGGGAAGTCCACCAACATCGTGTGGCACCACAGCACCGTGACCCGGGCCGCCAGGGCACACCAGCGGGGCCATCGCAGTGCCATTCTCTGGTTCACGGGCTTGAGCGGCTCGGGGAAGAGCACCCTCGCCAATGCGGTGAACTCGGCCCTGTTCGAGCAGGGGCTGGCCTGCTATGTGCTCGATGGCGACAACATCCGCCATGGCCTCTGCAAGGACCTCGGCTTCTCCGATGCCGACCGGGAGGAGAACATCCGCCGCATCGGCGAGGTGGCGAAGCTCTTCCTCGATGCCGGCGTGGTGGTGCTCACCGCCTTCGTCTCCCCGTTCAAGGCCGACCGGGATCGGGTGCGCGCCCTGGTGCCCGAGGGCGACTTCATCGAGATCCACTGCGCCGCCGACCTCAGCGTCTGCGAGGGGCGCGACACCAAAGGGCTCTATGCCAAGGCCCGCAGCGGCGAGATCAAGGAGTTCACCGGCATCTCCAGCCCCTACGAGGAACCGGAAACCCCCGAGCTGCGGGTGGAAACCGGTGCCCAGAGCCTGGAAGCCTGTGTGGCTGAGGTGCTGGCGCAGCTCGAAGCCAGGCAGGTCGTTCCCCAGAGCAGCTGA
- a CDS encoding chloride channel protein: MSALALALSLLLAGLLIGLAELPYQALSELGFHLQALWPLGSGRMPDPRLVLATALGTALFVGLAWKPLAAGRGGGVTGVLLLQDAGGDGERRSALASLGLGRQLVRLPLVALTHLAGLSVGTESPSAALGASILLALRARLAPLQRLSLPLTAAIGGGAGLGAAFRAPLLGAAYALEELSAERGFSLVAPTLALGGIGTLLTSELGQPARQAVPPPVLVPPALLPLALGITVAAALAGVGLVRLLLPLARCLGPLLRRRTAPMALAIAAAFALLALASGGISLNDGSLALGPALAGAAAPSPWWAPLPRLLGPLLSLAIGAPGGLMHDSMSLGAVLVSPWLAALPEEQRAALAAIAAAATFSGACRTPLFCALFVFTLQGQPSGLPLLLTAAAIAAALGRWLGGESWNGVQLAAARAAAPGLKGAGGAVGGAVEGGPPSLG, encoded by the coding sequence ATGAGTGCCCTGGCCCTGGCCCTGTCGCTGCTGCTCGCCGGGCTGCTCATCGGCCTGGCGGAGCTGCCCTACCAGGCCCTCTCCGAGCTCGGTTTCCACCTCCAGGCTCTCTGGCCCCTGGGCTCGGGCCGGATGCCTGATCCGCGGCTGGTGCTGGCCACGGCGCTCGGCACCGCCCTGTTCGTGGGCCTGGCCTGGAAACCCCTGGCGGCCGGCAGGGGCGGGGGCGTCACCGGCGTGCTGCTGCTCCAGGACGCCGGCGGCGATGGCGAGCGGCGCTCGGCCCTGGCCAGCCTGGGGCTGGGCCGCCAGCTGGTGCGTCTGCCCCTGGTGGCCCTCACCCATCTGGCCGGGCTGAGTGTGGGCACCGAATCCCCCTCGGCGGCCCTGGGGGCCTCGATCCTGCTGGCCCTGCGGGCCCGGCTGGCGCCGCTGCAGCGCCTCTCGCTTCCCCTCACCGCTGCCATCGGTGGCGGTGCCGGCCTGGGGGCGGCCTTCCGTGCCCCGCTGCTCGGTGCCGCCTACGCCCTGGAGGAGCTCAGCGCAGAGCGGGGCTTCAGCCTGGTGGCGCCCACCCTCGCCCTGGGGGGCATCGGCACCCTGCTCACCTCGGAGCTGGGGCAGCCGGCCCGCCAGGCCGTGCCTCCGCCGGTGCTGGTGCCCCCCGCCCTGCTGCCGCTGGCCCTGGGGATCACGGTGGCCGCCGCCCTGGCCGGCGTGGGGTTGGTGCGGCTGCTGCTTCCCCTGGCCCGCTGTCTGGGGCCCCTGTTGCGCCGCCGCACTGCACCCATGGCGCTGGCGATCGCTGCGGCGTTCGCGCTGCTGGCGCTGGCCAGCGGCGGCATCAGCCTCAATGACGGTTCCCTCGCCCTCGGGCCTGCCCTGGCGGGGGCTGCCGCCCCCAGCCCCTGGTGGGCACCGCTGCCGCGGCTGCTCGGGCCGCTGCTGAGCCTTGCGATCGGCGCCCCGGGGGGGTTGATGCACGATTCGATGAGCCTGGGGGCGGTGCTGGTCAGTCCCTGGCTCGCGGCACTGCCGGAGGAGCAACGGGCCGCCCTGGCGGCGATCGCGGCGGCGGCGACCTTCAGCGGCGCCTGCCGCACCCCCCTGTTCTGTGCCCTGTTCGTGTTCACCCTGCAGGGTCAGCCCAGCGGCCTGCCCCTGCTGCTCACGGCTGCCGCGATCGCTGCGGCGCTCGGACGCTGGCTCGGGGGAGAGAGCTGGAACGGGGTTCAGCTGGCGGCGGCGAGGGCAGCGGCCCCGGGGCTGAAGGGTGCCGGGGGGGCGGTTGGGGGGGCGGTTGAGGGCGGTCCACCCTCCCTAGGGTGA
- a CDS encoding glycosyltransferase family 2 protein produces the protein MPTESSLAEIIHYFCERQKISACLIVASADTYSRILPLIPAQIRPHFILCTQEIPSATSQERSAWLEARLQECLVHEDDAHTLILVEADSYLHDSIPLDSRLRTREVLQRQSFCLSLGLANNVDYHHSLNTVNSTAQRLLLEGEAVLTTPEGTNQNLWIELFGSHYTPETERSTHPHVAAIIIAHNESDVLEECLSYLHGQGVATYLLDDESDDGTEAIAHALLERGVLAGYERSGLPEDCQERWSQLLALSFAKAQTLDADWIIHHDADELRESPWEGVSLAKAIGMIDGLGYNCIDHTVVEFLFTQDSDSRSAEGGHQRLDQRLTRFRFPSHRANFTQFKAWKKADQQTLSEGGHRILLNDQAVFPLKFLIKHYPLRSAAHARRKVLTERNARLSPERRLLGWHTHYDAFQYFQEIEPWSRRELHPYNPTTFYREFLIERISGCNLERTDYIDLNILTTRKIIDAQERFRSQAAQILGLDLEAASTTAAAAQGMDGTTPATLWTLQTRLIEDQLQALVTHHHRTAAELEQARAALAARSAEQAALAAELATCTADREQTGIRLEGTLRELEETRGLLQEKGERLKATRAELQNCQKVLNKTRFQLDRSNAKLEWNRSSLRQTSRELEHRIHAGERYGQLLHAMADLLNRLSTPPASGRTRHQTNHPWH, from the coding sequence ATGCCAACTGAAAGCAGCCTCGCGGAAATCATTCACTACTTTTGCGAACGGCAAAAGATTTCTGCCTGCCTGATCGTTGCGAGTGCAGATACCTACAGCCGCATCCTCCCCCTCATTCCGGCGCAGATCCGGCCCCATTTCATCCTCTGCACCCAGGAGATCCCTTCGGCAACTTCCCAGGAGCGGAGCGCCTGGCTGGAAGCCAGACTGCAGGAGTGCCTCGTGCACGAGGATGACGCCCATACCCTAATCCTTGTGGAGGCGGACTCGTATCTCCACGACAGCATTCCTCTCGATTCCCGCCTCCGCACAAGAGAAGTGCTTCAGCGCCAGAGCTTCTGCCTTTCGCTGGGCTTGGCGAACAACGTCGATTATCATCACAGTCTGAACACTGTCAACAGCACCGCTCAACGCCTGTTGCTGGAAGGGGAAGCTGTGTTGACAACACCAGAGGGCACAAACCAGAACCTCTGGATTGAATTATTTGGCAGCCACTATACTCCGGAAACAGAAAGATCAACCCATCCGCATGTAGCTGCGATCATCATTGCCCACAATGAAAGCGATGTTCTGGAGGAGTGTCTCTCCTATCTCCACGGCCAGGGTGTAGCAACCTATCTCCTGGATGACGAGTCGGATGATGGCACGGAAGCCATCGCGCACGCCCTGCTGGAGCGGGGGGTGTTGGCAGGTTACGAGCGAAGCGGCCTGCCGGAGGATTGCCAGGAGAGATGGTCTCAGCTGCTGGCCCTTTCCTTTGCCAAGGCACAGACACTCGATGCCGACTGGATCATTCACCACGATGCAGACGAGTTACGAGAATCACCCTGGGAAGGCGTCAGCCTGGCAAAAGCGATTGGGATGATTGATGGCCTTGGCTACAACTGCATCGATCACACTGTTGTTGAATTCCTGTTCACCCAGGACTCAGACAGCAGGTCTGCCGAGGGCGGCCATCAACGCCTTGATCAGAGGCTCACACGCTTCCGCTTCCCCTCCCACCGAGCCAATTTCACCCAGTTCAAGGCATGGAAAAAAGCCGACCAGCAGACCCTCAGCGAGGGTGGGCATCGGATCCTGTTGAACGATCAGGCCGTATTTCCTTTGAAGTTTCTGATTAAGCACTACCCCCTCAGATCAGCGGCCCATGCCAGGCGAAAAGTGCTGACCGAAAGAAATGCCCGGCTATCCCCTGAACGACGCTTGCTTGGCTGGCACACCCACTACGATGCCTTTCAGTATTTTCAGGAGATCGAGCCCTGGAGCAGGCGCGAGCTGCATCCCTACAATCCAACCACATTTTACCGTGAGTTCCTGATTGAACGGATTTCAGGCTGCAACCTTGAAAGAACTGATTATATCGACCTCAACATTCTCACAACGCGAAAGATCATTGACGCACAGGAGAGGTTCCGCAGCCAAGCCGCCCAGATTCTGGGCCTCGACCTTGAGGCGGCCTCCACGACTGCCGCTGCTGCCCAGGGGATGGACGGAACCACCCCCGCCACACTCTGGACCCTGCAGACCCGGCTGATCGAGGACCAGCTCCAGGCGCTTGTGACCCACCACCACCGGACAGCCGCAGAGCTGGAGCAGGCCAGGGCTGCGTTGGCGGCCCGCTCAGCCGAGCAGGCCGCGCTGGCGGCGGAGCTCGCCACCTGCACAGCCGATCGGGAGCAGACAGGGATCCGACTGGAGGGAACGTTGCGGGAGCTGGAGGAGACCCGTGGACTGCTGCAGGAGAAGGGTGAGCGACTGAAGGCAACCCGGGCAGAGCTTCAGAACTGCCAGAAGGTGCTCAACAAGACCCGCTTCCAGCTCGACAGATCCAACGCCAAACTCGAGTGGAACCGCAGCAGCCTCCGCCAGACCAGCCGGGAGCTGGAGCACCGGATCCACGCCGGGGAGAGGTACGGCCAACTTCTGCACGCGATGGCCGATCTGCTGAACCGGCTGTCCACGCCGCCGGCAAGCGGCAGGACGAGGCACCAGACGAACCACCCGTGGCACTGA
- a CDS encoding polysaccharide deacetylase family protein has protein sequence MLHVLCYHRVVDGPIGFDRWDLSVSRARFERQLRVLSNRMPLLNLSTMSLDEALSAPESYALITFDDIYADVVTGALPLIEACGATALLFVSGAFLDRASFWWDDLEALHQHLPEPERSQAIDTLWLWLRDRPLEEKEQTLRHMARLAGPEPLSRRSRPLRRDELEQLAHHPAVRFGGHTMTHPWLPSLSPAAVEEEIQAGTDLLRRVTGQEPLAFAYPYGAWSDPSRDAVGRLGYGFAFTTQAPPSPPTLPEQADKLAYPRLCVGNWTGKGLASRLTRNRHPSC, from the coding sequence ATGCTGCATGTTCTCTGCTACCACCGTGTGGTGGATGGTCCCATCGGTTTCGACCGCTGGGATCTGTCGGTAAGCCGTGCACGTTTCGAGAGGCAGCTGCGTGTGCTGTCCAACAGGATGCCACTGCTGAATCTCTCCACCATGAGCCTGGATGAGGCTCTTTCCGCACCCGAAAGCTATGCGCTGATCACCTTCGATGACATCTATGCCGATGTTGTCACCGGGGCCCTGCCCCTGATCGAGGCCTGCGGCGCCACTGCCCTGCTGTTTGTCTCCGGGGCCTTTCTCGATCGTGCTTCGTTCTGGTGGGATGACCTTGAAGCCCTCCACCAGCATCTTCCTGAGCCTGAGCGCAGTCAGGCCATCGATACCCTGTGGCTGTGGCTGCGTGATCGCCCCCTCGAGGAGAAGGAGCAGACCCTCCGCCACATGGCCCGGCTTGCTGGCCCAGAACCCTTGTCCCGCCGCAGCCGCCCCCTGCGCCGCGACGAACTGGAGCAGCTGGCGCACCACCCGGCGGTGCGGTTCGGTGGTCACACCATGACCCACCCCTGGCTTCCCTCGCTCTCCCCTGCGGCGGTGGAAGAGGAGATCCAGGCGGGCACCGACCTGCTGCGCCGGGTCACGGGCCAGGAACCGCTGGCGTTCGCCTACCCCTATGGGGCCTGGAGTGATCCGTCCCGGGACGCGGTGGGCCGGCTGGGGTACGGCTTCGCCTTCACCACCCAAGCACCCCCATCCCCCCCCACGCTGCCGGAGCAGGCGGACAAACTGGCCTATCCACGCCTCTGCGTGGGGAACTGGACCGGAAAGGGCCTGGCTTCTAGGTTGACGCGGAACCGGCATCCTTCCTGCTGA
- a CDS encoding aromatic acid exporter family protein produces MTGEPPRRTWTLHAVRTALAAGLSMAVATALGVPDPYWSPITTLIVTQSGVADSWLISRRRLLGTLLGVSFGALQVLLLPKGILSYALAILVLGLVCGVSRIHQSAYRFGGIALTIVITAAPSDALWRVALFRFVDVAIGIGVALAITRLWPEAVPPDEPR; encoded by the coding sequence ATGACCGGGGAGCCACCGCGCAGGACCTGGACCCTCCACGCCGTCCGAACGGCACTGGCGGCGGGACTGTCGATGGCCGTGGCCACGGCGCTGGGGGTGCCGGATCCCTACTGGTCGCCCATCACCACGCTCATCGTGACCCAGTCGGGTGTGGCCGACTCCTGGCTGATCTCCCGCCGGCGCCTGCTCGGCACCCTGCTCGGGGTGAGCTTCGGTGCCCTGCAGGTGCTGCTCCTGCCGAAGGGGATCCTCTCCTACGCCCTGGCCATCCTGGTGCTGGGGTTGGTGTGCGGAGTCAGCCGCATCCACCAGAGCGCGTACCGCTTCGGGGGCATCGCCCTCACGATCGTGATCACGGCGGCACCATCGGATGCGCTGTGGCGCGTGGCGCTGTTCCGGTTCGTGGATGTGGCGATCGGCATCGGCGTGGCCCTGGCGATCACGCGTCTGTGGCCGGAGGCCGTGCCTCCGGACGAGCCCCGTTGA
- the galE gene encoding UDP-glucose 4-epimerase GalE, with protein sequence MTHSHDNAPGPRQAKPALLITGGTGFIGSHTAVVLLESGYSLVLVDSLINSTREVGARIAQLADLEPWGDHLWRHASGSPWLALLQGDVRSARDLDRAFSLMPNRIAGVIHLAGLKSVGESSDEPLNYWDANVSGSITLLRAMEKHDCKTLVFSSSAAVYGETQEVPISESAPLRPTNPYARTKAAIEQILQDLAASRKGWRISILRYFNPIGAHPSGMIGEHPRMPPTNLFPVLCQVANGSRERVEVFGDDWPTPDGSGVRDYLHVLDLADGHALAIRALLEGNAQLTQLNLGTGRGWSVLDLIACLEKISGRAIPAVIAPRRAGDVAVSVADPSRAQAVLGWKARRGLEEMCRDGWAWFSSSHGCSHD encoded by the coding sequence ATGACCCATTCCCATGACAACGCCCCTGGGCCCCGGCAGGCCAAGCCGGCCCTGCTGATCACGGGCGGCACAGGGTTCATCGGCAGCCACACCGCCGTGGTGCTGCTGGAGTCTGGATACTCCCTGGTGCTTGTGGACAGCCTGATCAACAGCACCCGGGAGGTTGGCGCCAGGATCGCGCAGCTGGCGGATCTCGAACCCTGGGGCGACCACCTCTGGCGGCACGCCAGTGGCAGCCCCTGGCTGGCTCTTCTGCAGGGGGATGTGCGCTCGGCCCGTGACCTGGACAGGGCCTTCAGCCTGATGCCGAACAGAATCGCGGGCGTGATTCACCTTGCAGGGCTGAAATCAGTGGGTGAATCGTCAGACGAGCCCTTGAACTACTGGGACGCCAATGTAAGCGGCAGCATCACTCTCCTGCGAGCGATGGAAAAGCATGACTGCAAGACACTTGTGTTCAGCAGTTCGGCAGCCGTGTATGGAGAGACCCAGGAGGTTCCCATCTCCGAATCTGCGCCGTTGCGCCCTACCAATCCCTATGCACGCACGAAAGCAGCCATCGAGCAGATCCTGCAGGATCTGGCGGCGAGCCGGAAGGGCTGGCGGATCAGCATTCTTCGCTATTTCAATCCCATCGGAGCCCATCCCAGCGGCATGATCGGCGAACATCCGCGGATGCCTCCCACCAACCTGTTCCCCGTGCTCTGCCAGGTGGCCAACGGCAGCAGGGAGCGGGTGGAGGTGTTCGGCGATGACTGGCCCACACCGGATGGATCCGGCGTGCGCGACTACCTGCATGTGCTGGATCTGGCCGATGGCCATGCCCTGGCGATCCGTGCCCTGCTGGAGGGGAACGCCCAGCTCACTCAACTGAATCTGGGCACAGGCAGGGGATGGTCCGTCCTGGACCTGATCGCCTGCCTGGAGAAGATCTCCGGCCGCGCGATCCCGGCCGTGATCGCACCCCGTCGCGCCGGGGATGTGGCCGTCTCCGTGGCCGACCCGTCCCGCGCCCAGGCGGTGCTGGGATGGAAGGCCCGCCGCGGTCTGGAGGAGATGTGCCGGGACGGCTGGGCCTGGTTCTCAAGCAGCCACGGCTGCAGCCACGAC